The Thiogranum longum genome includes a region encoding these proteins:
- a CDS encoding intermembrane transport protein PqiB, which yields MSEAEKPAIPGSLPEAVVDEWGKQFPVIWLLPLIALLIGGWLVVKAIIEQGPEVVIQFQTAEGIEEGKTLVKYRDVIVGKVKTVRFAEDLTHVLVKAEMVPGMERHLIESTRFWVVRPRVDSGEISGLGTLISGAYVAMDPGKEGDESREFVGLETPPVIKSNERGTVYHLRAEKASSLSVGAPVYYRQIAVGQVTGYRLAKDHAFVDVDVFVEAPHDFYVRRGSRFWNVGGVDVSIDPAGVTVELESFASLISGGIAFETPLSLTDSEQAPEDTVFRLYPNYARTREKPVSRGYRYRVDLSGDIRGLLVSAPVELMGVRVGTVMQIDPYLDLETKQARRTVFIELEAEKMLRIEERADLEGEQLEKAVGSRVEVLLARGLRARLETTNLLTGQKIIALDLMADAKPVKLVSRDGYPVIPAAPGEMEQLGEALTRTLAKLEKLPLDRMVRNADQMMISLDKLAQAASKALPSLVDETHEALDATDEAMRGIDALVAEEGALGTEFYAAVRELQLAARAVRLMAEYLERHPESLLKGKDESP from the coding sequence ATGAGCGAAGCTGAAAAACCCGCTATTCCAGGCTCTCTGCCGGAGGCTGTGGTCGACGAGTGGGGAAAACAGTTTCCCGTTATCTGGTTGTTACCGCTGATCGCACTGTTGATTGGCGGCTGGCTGGTGGTCAAGGCCATCATTGAGCAGGGGCCAGAGGTCGTTATCCAGTTCCAGACTGCGGAAGGTATCGAAGAAGGCAAGACACTGGTCAAGTACCGGGATGTCATTGTCGGAAAGGTCAAGACGGTTCGCTTTGCGGAAGATCTTACGCATGTGCTGGTCAAGGCCGAGATGGTGCCGGGCATGGAGCGCCATCTTATCGAGTCGACCCGATTCTGGGTAGTCCGGCCACGTGTTGATTCCGGTGAGATCAGCGGGCTGGGAACCCTGATCAGTGGCGCCTATGTCGCGATGGATCCGGGCAAGGAGGGTGACGAGAGCCGGGAGTTTGTCGGGCTGGAAACACCACCGGTTATCAAGTCAAATGAACGTGGCACGGTATATCACCTGCGTGCAGAGAAAGCTTCGTCGCTGTCTGTGGGGGCACCAGTCTACTACCGGCAGATAGCGGTCGGACAGGTGACAGGTTACCGTTTGGCCAAAGACCATGCTTTTGTTGATGTCGATGTATTTGTTGAGGCGCCACATGATTTCTACGTACGAAGGGGATCACGCTTCTGGAATGTCGGTGGTGTGGATGTTTCAATTGATCCTGCCGGTGTCACGGTTGAGCTGGAGTCGTTTGCTTCGCTGATCTCGGGTGGCATAGCATTTGAGACACCTTTGTCCCTGACTGACAGCGAGCAGGCACCGGAAGACACCGTGTTCCGCCTGTATCCAAATTATGCACGCACCCGGGAAAAACCCGTTTCCCGCGGGTATCGTTATCGTGTCGATCTGTCGGGAGACATTCGGGGACTTTTGGTCAGCGCGCCGGTGGAGTTGATGGGTGTGCGTGTTGGAACTGTTATGCAGATCGATCCCTATCTTGATCTTGAGACAAAGCAGGCCAGGCGCACGGTCTTTATTGAGCTTGAAGCAGAAAAGATGCTGCGCATCGAAGAACGTGCTGATCTTGAAGGAGAGCAGCTGGAAAAAGCTGTCGGCTCACGTGTTGAAGTATTGCTTGCGCGAGGGTTGAGAGCCCGCCTGGAAACAACCAACCTGTTAACGGGGCAAAAAATCATCGCGCTGGACCTGATGGCAGACGCCAAACCGGTGAAGCTGGTATCACGAGACGGGTATCCCGTGATACCAGCGGCCCCGGGCGAGATGGAACAACTTGGTGAGGCGCTGACGCGGACACTGGCAAAACTGGAGAAATTACCACTGGATCGTATGGTGCGTAATGCTGATCAAATGATGATTTCACTGGACAAGCTGGCACAGGCAGCCAGCAAGGCATTACCATCGCTGGTCGATGAAACGCATGAGGCGCTGGATGCTACCGATGAAGCCATGCGTGGAATCGATGCACTGGTAGCGGAAGAAGGCGCGCTGGGTACAGAGTTTTATGCAGCCGTGCGCGAATTGCAGCTGGCGGCCCGCGCTGTACGTTTGATGGCCGAGTACCTGGAACGGCATCCGGAATCCCTGCTCAAGGGCAAGGATGAGTCGCCATGA
- a CDS encoding paraquat-inducible protein A, with the protein MRASCLGLASCAVCNQLMRLPAVRTGLCPRCGSHVHVRKPASLSNSWALLLAAVIMYFPANLLPIMTVVYLGSGQPDTIISGVIRLMMHGDWPIALVVFVASVLVPLLKMIVLVYLLFSVHRKSNLRRRERTRLYRMTELVGRWSMVDVFVVALLAALVHLGVLADITPGPGARAFAAVVILTMLSAMSFDPRLIWDHEEDCP; encoded by the coding sequence GTGCGCGCTAGCTGTCTTGGACTTGCCAGTTGTGCAGTCTGTAACCAGCTGATGCGTCTGCCCGCTGTCCGTACCGGTCTTTGTCCGCGGTGTGGTTCTCATGTGCACGTGCGGAAACCGGCCAGTCTCTCGAATAGCTGGGCGCTGCTTCTTGCAGCGGTCATTATGTATTTCCCCGCCAACCTGCTGCCCATCATGACGGTGGTGTACCTGGGATCCGGTCAGCCGGACACCATTATCAGTGGCGTGATTCGCCTGATGATGCATGGTGACTGGCCGATTGCACTGGTGGTTTTCGTTGCCAGTGTACTTGTTCCGTTGCTGAAAATGATTGTGCTGGTCTATCTGTTATTTTCCGTACACCGAAAATCAAATCTGCGGCGACGTGAACGGACCCGGTTGTATCGCATGACAGAACTGGTCGGACGCTGGTCAATGGTGGATGTATTCGTGGTCGCATTACTGGCAGCACTCGTGCATCTTGGCGTACTTGCCGATATCACGCCGGGTCCGGGCGCACGTGCATTTGCTGCTGTTGTCATCCTGACCATGTTGTCAGCCATGAGTTTTGATCCCCGCCTGATCTGGGATCACGAGGAAGACTGTCCATGA
- a CDS encoding paraquat-inducible protein A has translation MPDSGAGRGRARELVACHQCDELQCIGMLAPGQSAHCYRCGALLARNPAGGLLLPIVLNMSALLLMLLAYFLPFLTLEIQGRSQQTTLPGTAKALYDAGMGETGIVVLLTTVVGPILLVTGSLYVLLSVQLYKPLPGLRHIMVWIGHVLPWGMLDVFMVGVLVAAVKLSDMANLVVGPALYAYVALIVVSTAALSQFEPHIIWARMDRMGVWYRAR, from the coding sequence ATGCCCGACAGTGGTGCAGGCAGAGGTAGAGCGCGGGAACTGGTGGCTTGCCACCAGTGTGACGAGTTGCAGTGTATCGGGATGCTGGCACCTGGCCAGTCAGCACACTGTTACCGCTGCGGTGCCTTGCTGGCCCGCAACCCGGCGGGGGGGCTGTTGTTACCCATTGTGCTGAACATGAGTGCGCTGCTGCTGATGTTACTGGCTTATTTTCTGCCTTTTCTGACCCTTGAGATACAGGGTCGGTCGCAGCAAACAACCTTGCCGGGGACCGCGAAGGCGCTCTACGATGCCGGTATGGGCGAAACCGGTATCGTGGTGCTTCTGACGACGGTGGTTGGCCCGATCCTGCTGGTGACCGGTTCGCTCTATGTTCTGCTGAGTGTGCAGTTGTACAAACCGTTGCCGGGCTTGCGGCATATTATGGTATGGATTGGTCATGTCCTGCCGTGGGGAATGCTGGATGTCTTCATGGTCGGTGTGCTGGTTGCTGCGGTCAAGTTATCCGATATGGCGAACCTTGTCGTGGGGCCTGCCTTGTATGCCTATGTTGCACTGATTGTAGTTTCGACAGCAGCCCTGTCCCAGTTTGAGCCGCATATCATCTGGGCACGGATGGATCGTATGGGAGTTTGGTATCGTGCGCGCTAG
- a CDS encoding SCP-2 sterol transfer family protein has protein sequence MSDMFSAEWMNGFKERWNADSDLAGALEKIGFNSTIGYGFDGEASPRGFIRVENGHVVEAGDYNNQELNWDLRATPESWNKWMKKPPGMMGLGMAYTSRKLKFNVGDYTAMIKDPRMAGPFIRSFSAMGS, from the coding sequence ATGTCTGACATGTTTTCTGCAGAGTGGATGAACGGTTTCAAGGAACGATGGAACGCTGACAGCGACCTTGCCGGTGCGCTTGAGAAGATCGGGTTTAACTCTACCATCGGTTATGGTTTTGACGGCGAAGCTTCGCCGCGGGGGTTTATCCGTGTCGAGAATGGACACGTGGTGGAAGCCGGCGATTATAATAATCAGGAGTTGAACTGGGACTTGCGCGCTACCCCGGAAAGCTGGAACAAGTGGATGAAGAAACCACCGGGTATGATGGGTCTGGGGATGGCGTATACTTCCCGCAAACTCAAATTCAACGTTGGTGACTATACTGCAATGATCAAGGATCCACGTATGGCGGGCCCTTTTATTCGCAGTTTTTCCGCGATGGGTAGTTAA
- a CDS encoding FKBP-type peptidyl-prolyl cis-trans isomerase: MKSCDLPVIDNSTIEICQDKVVRLGFRVTDQQNGHLLQYGDDLVYLHGGYGGAFPKIEQAIQGCRVGDQISVSLSPEEGYGQHNPELVIELPGEAFSGELPHTGEAVDGQLPDGSSMTFTVSEVSGESIRMDGNHPFAGKYLAFDFEVLEVRSSTSAERSAGYAFDGMLNC; encoded by the coding sequence ATGAAATCCTGTGATCTGCCAGTGATAGACAACAGTACGATCGAAATCTGCCAGGACAAGGTTGTACGCCTGGGATTCAGAGTGACTGACCAGCAAAATGGCCATCTGCTGCAATATGGAGACGACCTGGTGTATTTGCACGGTGGTTACGGCGGCGCATTTCCAAAAATCGAACAGGCCATACAAGGGTGCCGGGTGGGCGACCAGATCAGCGTATCTTTATCACCCGAGGAAGGTTATGGACAACACAACCCGGAGCTGGTGATTGAACTTCCAGGAGAAGCGTTTTCTGGTGAGCTGCCACACACCGGAGAGGCCGTAGACGGACAACTGCCGGATGGAAGCAGCATGACCTTCACCGTCTCCGAGGTTAGCGGCGAGAGCATACGGATGGACGGGAACCATCCTTTTGCCGGCAAATACCTGGCTTTCGATTTCGAGGTCCTGGAGGTTCGCTCATCCACCTCGGCCGAACGCAGCGCAGGCTATGCTTTTGACGGCATGCTCAACTGCTAG
- a CDS encoding adenylate kinase, whose translation MKLILLGAPGAGKGTVAKMLTEMDGSVQISTGDILRGAVQAGTELGKQAQAYMDAGDLVPDELIMGIMEKRLQEPDCEKGFLLDGFPRTIPQAEALKVLLDKLGIKLDMAVNIDVPRDVILDRLTTRRTCSNTDCQAIYNVKSNPPKVEGICDKCGSPVIQRADETEEAISHRLETYNEKTAPLIGFYENEGLCVTVNATNSDDVINAIKERLAA comes from the coding sequence ATGAAACTGATTCTTTTAGGTGCGCCGGGTGCCGGCAAGGGTACCGTGGCCAAGATGCTGACCGAGATGGATGGCTCTGTACAGATTTCCACCGGCGACATTCTGCGTGGCGCCGTACAGGCCGGCACCGAGTTGGGCAAGCAGGCCCAGGCTTACATGGACGCCGGTGACCTGGTGCCTGACGAGCTGATCATGGGCATTATGGAAAAGCGTCTGCAGGAACCGGATTGTGAGAAGGGCTTTCTGCTCGATGGTTTCCCGCGCACCATTCCCCAGGCCGAAGCCCTCAAGGTGCTGCTGGACAAGCTGGGTATCAAGCTCGACATGGCCGTCAACATCGATGTGCCACGTGATGTGATCCTGGATCGTCTGACCACACGTCGTACCTGCTCCAATACGGACTGCCAGGCAATCTATAACGTCAAGAGCAACCCGCCCAAGGTCGAAGGTATCTGCGATAAATGTGGTAGCCCTGTGATACAGCGTGCAGACGAGACCGAGGAGGCCATCAGCCACCGTCTTGAAACCTATAACGAAAAGACTGCACCATTGATTGGTTTCTACGAGAATGAAGGCCTGTGCGTCACTGTCAATGCTACCAACAGCGACGATGTGATCAACGCTATCAAGGAACGTCTCGCGGCCTGA
- the relA gene encoding GTP diphosphokinase — protein sequence MVARAETTTSNDGQLPDVDAWLSSVSFGRDESAQQMIRAALDRAQKAHRDQTRASGEPYLVHCLAVAEIVHHLQLDHEAVTAAVLHDVVEDTDVSLDDIREEFGEKVAHLVDGVTKMGRISEIREPLSLQQQLDHGRAENVRKLLLAMAEDVRVVLIKLADRLHNMRTLRHLSEERQKRIARETLDIYSPLANRLGIWQVKWELEDLALRYLDADAYHRIAALLDGRRIDRERHIELVKESLIEEFDRAGIQADVVGRPKHIYSIWRKMRRKNVDFHQIFDVQAVRVLVDTTAECYTVLGIVHGLWRHVPHEFDDYIANPKANNYRSLHTAVIGPEGKPVEVQIRTREMHEHAELGIAAHWRYKEGSRYDEGFEKKIAWLRQLLEWKDEEPSAHEFVDRFKSESVEERVYALTPQGEVIDMPAGATALDFAYHIHTDVGHRCRGVKVNGRIVPLNYVLKNGEQVEVLTARQAHPSRDWLNPHLGYLKTSRARAKVRHWIKLQDREINIAAGRTALERELHRLGLSAKRMAEVAEKLNFSNVDSLMASLGRGDLPYGQVVSVLLDLERTEDEPLTLPTTGRRNEKGTQDGFRILGVGNLLTTTARCCNPVPNDSIVGYITRGRGVTIHRSDCSNVLRLKEEDRDRLIEVEWGALPDRVFPVDIRIQAYDRPGLLRDVTAVLANDRINVTGISTNTDGKELIARMDLHVEVTDIGQLSRILSRIGQLPNIIEVRRKT from the coding sequence ATGGTAGCGCGCGCGGAAACCACGACGTCGAACGACGGGCAATTGCCGGATGTGGATGCCTGGTTGTCGTCAGTCAGCTTTGGACGCGATGAATCTGCACAGCAGATGATTCGTGCTGCGCTTGATCGTGCGCAAAAAGCACACCGTGACCAGACCCGCGCTTCCGGTGAACCTTATCTTGTGCACTGCCTGGCCGTCGCCGAAATCGTCCATCATCTTCAGCTTGACCATGAGGCCGTTACTGCCGCCGTATTGCATGATGTGGTAGAGGACACGGATGTCAGTCTCGATGATATCCGTGAGGAGTTTGGTGAAAAGGTGGCACACCTGGTGGATGGTGTCACCAAAATGGGTCGCATCAGTGAAATCCGTGAGCCCCTGTCACTACAGCAGCAACTCGATCATGGTCGTGCCGAGAATGTGCGAAAATTGTTGCTGGCGATGGCGGAAGATGTTCGCGTGGTACTCATCAAGCTTGCGGACCGCTTGCATAACATGCGCACCCTGCGCCACCTCAGCGAAGAGCGGCAAAAGCGTATAGCCCGCGAGACACTGGATATTTATTCCCCGCTCGCTAACCGGTTGGGTATCTGGCAGGTCAAGTGGGAGCTCGAAGACCTGGCGTTACGCTACCTCGATGCTGATGCCTATCACCGTATCGCTGCACTGCTGGACGGTCGCCGCATAGACCGCGAGCGGCACATCGAACTGGTCAAGGAAAGCCTGATCGAGGAATTCGATCGTGCCGGAATCCAGGCCGATGTGGTGGGCAGGCCAAAGCACATCTACAGTATCTGGCGGAAGATGCGTCGCAAGAATGTCGACTTTCACCAGATTTTCGATGTCCAGGCCGTTCGCGTGCTGGTGGACACGACGGCCGAGTGTTACACCGTGCTGGGCATTGTGCACGGTCTGTGGCGACATGTGCCGCACGAGTTCGATGACTACATTGCCAATCCCAAGGCCAACAATTACAGGTCACTGCATACCGCTGTGATTGGCCCCGAGGGCAAGCCGGTGGAAGTACAGATCCGCACCCGTGAAATGCACGAGCACGCGGAGCTGGGGATTGCTGCGCACTGGCGCTACAAGGAAGGTTCGCGCTATGACGAAGGTTTCGAGAAAAAGATTGCCTGGCTGCGCCAGCTGCTGGAATGGAAGGATGAAGAGCCCTCGGCACACGAATTTGTCGATCGCTTTAAATCAGAATCTGTCGAGGAGCGGGTTTATGCGCTGACGCCACAGGGTGAGGTCATTGATATGCCGGCGGGTGCGACAGCACTGGACTTTGCCTACCACATTCATACTGATGTCGGACATCGCTGTCGTGGTGTGAAGGTCAATGGCCGGATTGTGCCACTTAACTATGTGCTCAAAAACGGCGAACAGGTTGAAGTGTTGACCGCACGCCAGGCACACCCCAGTCGCGACTGGCTGAACCCGCACCTGGGTTATCTCAAGACTTCCCGTGCCCGCGCCAAGGTGCGGCACTGGATCAAATTACAGGACCGGGAAATCAATATTGCGGCTGGCCGTACGGCACTGGAGCGTGAACTGCATCGCCTGGGCCTGTCAGCAAAGCGCATGGCTGAAGTTGCTGAAAAACTCAACTTCAGTAATGTCGATAGTCTGATGGCGTCGTTGGGGCGCGGCGATCTGCCCTATGGCCAGGTTGTCAGTGTCCTGCTTGATCTGGAACGCACAGAAGACGAGCCACTTACCCTGCCGACAACCGGAAGGCGTAATGAAAAGGGAACACAGGACGGCTTCCGTATACTGGGCGTAGGTAATCTGCTCACCACGACAGCACGTTGCTGTAACCCGGTGCCCAACGATTCAATCGTGGGTTATATTACACGTGGGCGAGGTGTCACGATTCATCGCAGTGACTGCTCTAATGTGTTGCGTCTCAAGGAAGAAGATCGTGACCGGCTCATAGAAGTCGAGTGGGGGGCGTTGCCGGATCGTGTGTTCCCGGTGGATATTCGCATCCAGGCCTATGATCGGCCGGGGCTGCTTCGTGACGTCACTGCGGTACTCGCCAATGACAGGATAAACGTCACGGGCATCAGCACCAATACTGACGGAAAAGAACTGATTGCACGTATGGATTTACATGTCGAGGTAACTGATATCGGACAACTGAGTCGCATACTCAGCCGTATCGGCCAATTACCCAACATTATCGAAGTGCGTCGCAAAACCTGA
- a CDS encoding ABC-type transport auxiliary lipoprotein family protein: MHYGLCRSVAVGLVLLVLAACSAGVPAPEDRFYEIGLSSPAVQAQPSLTGGLLVGRVEADPLRNGRAILYRHADRPLELRRYHYEFWADQPPRMIQQALLETLRQSGVADRVETEGKRPQFRYELAVRVLRFESLVESGRALADIELEAVLHSTRDGKSLWTKVYRQQTSSRSGDMHALADAMRKSLEQIFERLIGDLKATDAGNE; the protein is encoded by the coding sequence ATGCATTACGGGTTATGCAGGTCTGTTGCCGTGGGCCTGGTGCTGCTTGTGCTTGCCGCCTGTTCGGCCGGCGTGCCGGCACCCGAGGATCGCTTTTATGAAATCGGTCTTTCCAGCCCTGCGGTGCAGGCGCAGCCGTCGTTGACAGGTGGGCTTTTGGTTGGCCGTGTCGAAGCCGACCCGCTGCGCAACGGCCGGGCAATACTCTACCGGCATGCCGACAGACCCCTTGAGCTGAGACGCTACCATTATGAGTTCTGGGCGGACCAGCCTCCTCGCATGATCCAGCAAGCGCTGCTGGAAACACTTCGCCAGAGTGGTGTCGCAGACCGGGTTGAAACGGAGGGCAAGCGCCCGCAGTTCCGTTACGAGCTCGCTGTGAGAGTGCTTCGTTTCGAGTCGCTGGTCGAGTCGGGGCGGGCACTTGCAGATATTGAGCTGGAAGCTGTCCTGCACTCAACCCGTGATGGGAAATCATTATGGACGAAGGTCTATCGTCAGCAGACTTCATCGCGCAGCGGCGATATGCACGCCTTGGCTGATGCCATGCGGAAGAGCCTGGAACAGATATTTGAACGGTTAATCGGGGATTTGAAAGCCACTGACGCGGGCAATGAATAG
- a CDS encoding MlaD family protein yields the protein MKRDTINYFAVGLFVLAGLGVLFWALYRISGGAGERDIYYTQYRNVAGLSNGTLVTYEGYVLGKVEGIAPERTDEGIAYRVMLGLRKDWEIPSDSVARIYSEGLLADTVVNISEGHSTTFLEPGGLIKGEQGIDLFAVIGEVAGDFGDLSENAIRPLIESLNQTVQQVGGVLESRVPVIVSDVEHLVGRLNESATHLSGIMDEEGERKAKRILTNIDQASADLSKLTAGLTEVKRDAQVLMAKLDGLVSESGPDMQQATAELRHILEQVSRYSSGILQNMDDTSRNMNEFSRKIRDNPGTLLGGSAPRDKGVQRDR from the coding sequence TTGAAGCGCGATACCATCAACTATTTTGCGGTGGGCCTGTTTGTTCTTGCGGGACTAGGTGTTCTGTTCTGGGCGTTGTACCGGATCAGCGGAGGTGCCGGTGAGCGCGATATTTATTATACGCAGTACCGTAATGTGGCGGGCCTTTCTAATGGCACACTGGTGACTTATGAAGGTTACGTGCTTGGCAAGGTCGAGGGTATAGCGCCCGAGCGGACCGACGAAGGCATTGCCTATCGTGTCATGCTGGGACTCAGAAAGGACTGGGAGATTCCCTCTGACAGCGTTGCGCGTATTTATTCTGAAGGCTTGCTTGCTGATACGGTCGTTAATATTTCTGAAGGGCATTCCACAACATTCCTCGAACCCGGCGGTCTCATCAAGGGAGAGCAGGGTATAGATCTGTTTGCTGTTATCGGTGAGGTTGCCGGTGATTTCGGTGACCTGAGCGAGAATGCAATACGTCCCCTGATCGAGTCGCTCAACCAGACAGTGCAGCAGGTTGGCGGTGTCCTCGAGAGCCGTGTACCCGTTATCGTGTCGGATGTGGAGCATCTGGTCGGACGTCTCAACGAGAGTGCAACGCACCTTTCCGGCATTATGGATGAAGAGGGCGAACGCAAGGCCAAACGTATTTTGACAAATATCGATCAGGCTTCTGCTGATCTCAGCAAACTGACGGCAGGTCTCACCGAAGTGAAGCGCGATGCACAGGTGTTGATGGCGAAGCTGGATGGCCTGGTCAGTGAGAGTGGTCCCGATATGCAGCAGGCCACTGCAGAGCTAAGACATATCCTGGAGCAGGTGTCGCGTTACAGCAGCGGTATCCTGCAGAACATGGATGACACGAGTCGGAATATGAACGAGTTCAGTCGCAAGATCCGGGATAACCCCGGCACCTTGCTGGGTGGCTCGGCGCCCAGAGACAAGGGGGTGCAGCGTGACCGCTAG